The following coding sequences are from one Archaeoglobaceae archaeon window:
- a CDS encoding adenylosuccinate synthetase, with product MPATIIVGGFWGDEGKGKIVAHVANTDKPSIIARGGVGPNAGHTVEIQGQKFGVRMIPSGFVYKPARLLIGAGVLVNPEVFLKEVELLKVADRAKVDYRCAIIEPKHCEFDRSADHLRKIGTTGSGCGPANVDRVNRIAKQAKDIPELKNFLTDVPLEINTALEKGDFVLVEGSQGFALSLYYGTYPYVTSKDTTASAIASDVGLGPTRVDDVIVVFKCFPTRVGAGPFPTEMPVEEAERLGIVEYGTVTGRRRRVGYWDGELARYSAMINGATQIALTGIDKLDKECYGVNEWGKLTAKAKEFVERVESEVKVPVTLISTGPELSQIIDLRKEKL from the coding sequence ATGCCAGCTACGATCATCGTTGGAGGCTTTTGGGGAGACGAAGGAAAGGGGAAAATAGTGGCTCATGTCGCAAATACAGACAAGCCGAGCATAATTGCTCGCGGTGGAGTTGGCCCTAACGCTGGGCACACTGTTGAAATCCAGGGACAAAAATTTGGAGTTCGCATGATCCCCTCTGGCTTTGTCTACAAACCCGCCCGCTTACTCATAGGGGCGGGAGTTCTCGTTAATCCCGAGGTTTTTCTGAAAGAAGTTGAACTTTTGAAGGTTGCGGATCGTGCAAAGGTTGATTACAGATGTGCTATCATCGAGCCAAAGCACTGCGAGTTCGACAGAAGTGCAGATCACTTACGAAAGATTGGCACAACCGGGAGTGGCTGTGGACCTGCGAATGTGGACAGGGTTAACAGAATTGCCAAGCAGGCTAAAGACATTCCTGAACTCAAGAATTTCTTAACAGACGTGCCTCTCGAGATCAACACAGCCCTCGAAAAAGGTGATTTTGTTCTGGTCGAGGGTAGCCAGGGCTTTGCTTTAAGCCTTTACTACGGCACTTATCCTTATGTGACTTCCAAGGATACTACTGCTTCAGCAATCGCAAGCGACGTTGGCTTGGGACCCACGAGGGTTGATGATGTCATCGTAGTTTTCAAGTGCTTCCCCACAAGGGTTGGAGCAGGTCCATTCCCGACTGAGATGCCAGTTGAAGAAGCTGAAAGGCTTGGAATCGTTGAATATGGCACGGTAACTGGAAGGCGGAGAAGGGTTGGCTACTGGGATGGGGAGCTTGCAAGGTATTCTGCAATGATCAATGGGGCAACTCAGATCGCGCTCACTGGTATCGACAAACTTGACAAGGAATGCTATGGTGTGAATGAGTGGGGAAAGCTTACTGCAAAGGCAAAGGAATTCGTCGAAAGGGTAGAGAGTGAAGTAAAGGTTCCCGTAACGCTGATCTCTACTGGTCCGGAGCTTAGCCAGATCATCGACTTGCGGAAAGAAAAGCTTTGA
- a CDS encoding FAD-dependent oxidoreductase, whose protein sequence is MEIVIVGAGAVGMKTASRIRRKDPEAKITVVEAGKWVSMSRCGLPYFVEGKVGGIDDLRKTPYGAIRDPEFFRGLKNIEVLTETKALGIDRQRKVLKISRNGSEDELNYDYLVLATGAKPVKPKIPGIDSEKVLGLHTPEDAQKILKFVKDGAKKAVVIGAGFIGLEACEALRTLGLEVTLIEALDRVAPTMLDPEISRLVSAHLKEKGVKVLTSTKVEKIVENGGLKIYAGKELEADFAVVATGVRPNSELAGNAGLSVGKFGGIVVNKKLQTDDSCIYAGGDCVETVNLLTGERVYAPFGDVANKHGRVIADNITGGNSTFPGVLGTAILKVFDFTVGVTGLNEENAKKFFRVSSVLVSGLDRTHYYPGAGILRIKLVFVERSQRLIGAQIVGNGDVDKRIDVLATAILGKMTLNDLENLDLAYAPPYSPALDPVITSAHVAKNKLDSLFKAIRAEEVKQMLERGEDLLILDVRNEAEAKNFKISLPKVVNIPLPELRKRLGELPKDKLIVVACPLGLRAYEASRILLGKGFEKVRVLEGGFPYLLTL, encoded by the coding sequence ATGGAAATAGTGATCGTTGGTGCGGGAGCGGTTGGAATGAAAACCGCTTCCAGAATAAGAAGGAAGGATCCTGAGGCGAAAATTACCGTTGTGGAAGCGGGCAAATGGGTTTCGATGAGCAGATGCGGTTTGCCTTACTTTGTCGAGGGAAAAGTTGGCGGTATCGATGATCTTCGAAAAACGCCCTACGGAGCAATCAGGGATCCAGAATTTTTCAGAGGACTGAAGAATATAGAAGTGCTCACTGAAACGAAGGCTTTAGGCATAGACAGGCAAAGAAAAGTGCTGAAAATCTCAAGAAATGGTAGCGAGGACGAATTGAACTACGACTACCTTGTATTAGCCACTGGAGCAAAACCTGTTAAGCCAAAAATCCCCGGAATTGATTCTGAGAAAGTATTGGGTTTACATACTCCAGAAGATGCTCAGAAGATACTTAAATTCGTTAAAGATGGTGCCAAAAAGGCGGTTGTCATTGGTGCTGGATTTATAGGGCTTGAAGCCTGCGAAGCTTTAAGAACACTCGGACTTGAAGTCACGCTGATCGAAGCGTTGGACAGAGTGGCTCCGACGATGCTTGATCCAGAGATCAGCAGGCTCGTGTCAGCCCATTTGAAGGAAAAAGGTGTAAAGGTTCTGACTTCAACGAAAGTGGAAAAAATTGTTGAAAACGGAGGGCTTAAGATCTACGCGGGCAAGGAGCTTGAAGCGGACTTTGCGGTCGTTGCAACGGGGGTTAGACCAAACTCAGAGCTTGCTGGCAACGCTGGGCTAAGCGTTGGAAAATTCGGTGGAATTGTTGTGAACAAAAAGCTTCAGACCGACGACAGTTGCATTTATGCTGGCGGAGACTGTGTTGAAACCGTAAATCTGCTCACGGGAGAGAGAGTTTATGCACCTTTTGGAGACGTTGCAAACAAACACGGCAGAGTAATTGCGGACAACATAACTGGCGGAAACTCAACTTTCCCCGGAGTCCTTGGCACAGCAATTTTAAAGGTTTTCGACTTTACAGTCGGTGTAACAGGGCTTAACGAGGAGAATGCGAAGAAATTCTTTAGAGTTTCGAGTGTTCTTGTGTCTGGACTTGACAGAACTCACTACTATCCCGGAGCGGGAATCTTGAGGATAAAGCTTGTTTTTGTCGAGCGTAGTCAAAGGCTTATTGGTGCTCAAATTGTAGGCAATGGAGATGTGGATAAGCGAATAGATGTATTAGCAACTGCAATACTTGGCAAAATGACTTTAAATGACTTGGAAAACCTTGATCTTGCCTACGCTCCACCATACTCCCCCGCATTGGATCCGGTGATCACTTCTGCACACGTTGCCAAGAACAAGCTTGACAGCCTATTTAAAGCGATCAGAGCTGAAGAAGTCAAGCAAATGCTTGAAAGAGGCGAAGATCTGCTGATCCTTGATGTCAGGAATGAAGCTGAGGCAAAGAATTTCAAAATAAGTCTGCCGAAGGTAGTCAATATACCGCTTCCCGAACTGAGAAAAAGGCTTGGAGAGTTACCAAAAGACAAGCTGATCGTTGTTGCATGTCCTCTCGGGCTAAGGGCTTATGAAGCAAGCAGAATTCTGCTTGGAAAGGGCTTTGAAAAAGTTAGAGTGCTTGAAGGCGGATTCCCCTACCTTCTAACTCTTTAA